The following is a genomic window from Vitis vinifera cultivar Pinot Noir 40024 chromosome 6, ASM3070453v1.
GCTCATCATTATCATCCTGCATAAGAAACCATTTCAACAAGGTGGCACAAGAATTGCATTCAACGCCTTAAAACTAAAAGGTATTCCACTACCAAATTTAAAAACTCTGAACACAAAGAAATATGGCGCCTCAAGTACAAGGTCATAGGATCACAACATTCTTCTATTCCAGTTTCAAACATGTAATCTAACCTTGATGTCAATACAGGTCACATCCTGAATAACCAGAGACTACAATAGGAACCAGAACATCAACTTCCAACTTgtaaataaatctaaaactcaGTATCAATATATAAGAAATACAAGTTACAAAATCTATTTCCAAGGATTTGGCTGCCAGAATTCCAATTTCAAACATGCAAGCCTGACTTTGATTTGGGGCTTCATGTGTAACTGACCACCAAACTAAGAATCAAAACatcaaattacttttaatcaGTTTGTTTGAGTGCCCAAAAAAAACTGTTCAAAGAGggtaaaggaaaaaggaaaggtcaaagaaatcagatacatcAGAATCAGCACCATCTTATGCCTCCCCAGAGAACCGCACTTTGATTTGTCACTTTCCAATTGTCCAGTGAATCCAGGGATCAACAGATTGTAGGAGATAGCAAAAGATGTACCCATTTCTAAGCTAATTCAATGTCTTGTAACTACTGTGTAGAAagtatttaaacaaaattaactGACATATCAAAAACAGTGCCTTAGAAATACTCTAATTCCTCCCACAAGGCAAAAAAGGCATATCTTGCATCTTCCATCCTTTTACCATAGGTTAAAATATATATGCTGCACAGCTAGAATCCTTACAGAAATATTCCCAGAGCAATTGaccaaaaaatatttgaggGCAGGCAAAAACATTGATACTGCATAGATAGAAATAGAATTCCTCAGCCCAATGCAGTTGCACTGTCCTCACGGTTAGCTTTAACTCCACCTGACATGTTGAAGGTGCTTTGGGGTGAGGAGGATGATGCACCTTATTTGACACAAGGCCCAAAAGAATATGGTATTATCCTTATTAGTTTAGTTATATTAGgagtttttttttgcttaatgtTATAACTTTATGGTTAGAAGTTTTTAATGGCTTTTGAAATACAAGTCCTAGCATGCTCCTATATTGTTCAAGAAGAGTTGTAGTATGTTTCTATGTGTTTCTGAGGTTTTTTtaagcctataaataaggtTGGCCATGAAATATGATGGGAAACaaatgaattaatttagaaaatattttccaatcaAACAAGATTTCCTTTCTCCTGAATATAGAGGGAATTTCCAGTTCAGCCCATTTAAACCATGAATAAAGCTATGCATGGTAAATGGTTCCATAGATTTACAGAGGAATAAGATAGTCTCTTAAGGATTATTATAGGAGCTTAGTATAGATCAAGCCCGTCTGGATGGTTTGCTAATAGACTAATACTCAGCCATGGtttatcaaaagcaatcttaAATACTCAGAATTTTCTAGAAAAGTGTGTTAGCAATAAGGATGCCAGCTGCATTACGGTTTTGGTTTGATGttgcaaaataaattttggatgCAGCCTTTTCAGATTCTTTCATGTAAGCACATTTGCCATCATATGGCAGTATCTCCCAGCTGAACTGTTCATCCACAAATTCTTTAAGGTTCATGATAAGGAGGCAGAGGCAGCAAAAATGCATCTGTCTTTACTGCACAATGAGGCTGGCAAGCATACATGCTGCTATGAGTGTGGGTGATGGATGGTGCACTCACATCTCTGAACAAGTCCTTTTTTACTTAGATCACTGAATCCATCCTTTTGGTTTTCCAAATAAACCTATGACAAACCCTGAATTACCTTcaaagattttgtttttgtttcagcaCACAAGATTTTAGTCCATCCTATATGAGCTAACCTTGCCTAATTGTTGTTGTGAGAGATGTAAACTGTGCAAAGAGTAGGTGTCAATTCACTGCTCCTTATCCATCTCTTAGAAGGCCATTGCTTTGCTACGAGGAGTTGCTTTGGCATTGTTCCCCATTGCAGGGTAGGTACTTCTTTAGTGGTATGCAAGGTTAGTGAAAAAGAGGAATAAGCTTTTTTTGCTGATTCCAGGGTCCCTTTTTTTGGGCATACTTGGAAACATAGGAATTGTGGACCCTTGAGTTAAAGGTGTCTTTTGTTAGCATTGTGGCTAATAAGGTCCATTCTTTTCATGTTTCATGGACATCTATAATTACAGATCAATTATTTAAATCAACCCCCTCACATCTTCACCTAATTTTTAggaaaacataatttatcacaATACCCATAAACACCAAAACCTCCTTTTGTATTTATCTAAATGAATGCTTCAATTCTTCTAAACAAAAATGACCCTTAATACATAAGTTGTAAATGTTTACGGTAGCCCAATTTTAGAAACAAGAACACCAATTTGCAACATGAGATAAGGAAGACTTGAAAAAATAGACACAAGAATAGGAAACATGGATACATCTTACATATTTAAAACTAAGAACACCAACACAAACTAAGGAAAAGGCTACTTCcacaatataaaattaataggGAAACAGGGATTAGTTTACATGTTTTAAATTTCATGTGTATCATTCATTACTAGAAAAACAAATGTCACAGAATATAGGCATGAGTTCTTATTCTCAACCAAATTATGGTGTTCAAAGAAGTTCCATTACCTCAAATACCTGGCTGACACTAAAATCCGCTATCTTCACTGTACcagtgcgagtaaccaaaagatTGTCTGGTTTAATGTCCCCATGCACTATATTCTGTTGTTTAAAGAGGAGAAAAGCAATAAAGATCCAAATTGTATTGATAGCTACACACTTCCAGTGTAACAAAAAGGGAAGGTAATTGAAATCAAGGCAAGAAATGGAAGACTATAGCTGAAATCCAGGTTAACTGCTCATGAAGAGATGATATGATATGCACATATCGTTTTTGGGGTTCCAGTCTTGTGGTTTTTTATCCTCATGCCAGCACACATGTAGTAGTGGCAGAAGAATCCGCTAGCTTTCaagattttaatctttttgaaagaaaaaaggtaACACCATTCATGAATTGCACCAAAAACGCAGACAGATGTGCAAACAACTATGGCACTTGACAGTATACATTAACCAAGATGGTGCCATCCATAAGCAAGCAGTAGACAACTTCattgaaagaaacaaaaattgcATGCTTAACAGTTTTATACCAGCTAGAACTATTCAGACAAATGGCATAAAACTAAGAAAAACAAgatcaaaaaacattttttcataagccaaaatccaaaaatgctTTACAAAATTCACTGTAGATAGACTAGTCACAATCTAAAATCCACTTAGGATTCCAATAGCCAAAACTTAATGTCGATAAACTAGCATTTGGAAGGCCAGAGAGCCTACCACCAAAGAAACAGGAATCAGCAACACATTCCATAATAACATATTCTTGTTTGATTCGACTTGGCTTGCAGATTTCTATTGTAagtatttatcaatttaaaaaagatCTAAAAATCACTATCATTAGGAACAAACTATTCAACAATTAAAAAGTTGGTTCAAAACCACTATTTCTTGGTTAAGAATCACTGGTTAACATATTACAAGAGGatgttataaattttaactGAATCCAAAAACACTTCAAAACCATCTAAAAATGTTATTCAATGATGAATACTCCAAACTCATATTCATGACAAGTGTTTTAAGAATTTTGTTTAATATCTCTAAAACTCTCTTACAATAGAACATTCCAGAGCTTTTCATCCTATGATCCATAGATTTGTGTGTTACTGAAAAAATGAGATGTATATACAGAAGTCAGATGGTTCAAATATACCTAGTGAAAAAAGAACCTATTTTAAAATGCTTGCATATTACCAGAACTATAGCAAATGAACAATATAGGCTTATGAAAAACAGAGAGGGAGTGAAGAGAAACATATGTCATCAGTCATAAGGAAAAATTGTATAAAAGCAAACTTCAAAGTCATACATGAGCATGGAGGTAAATCAGCCCTGAGACTATATCTCTCAAGTACTTTCTTGCAGTATTTTCTCCTATGCCACCTGGGGGACCAGAACCCTCACAGACCCATTTGCCTTCCACAAATTCAAgaactgaagaaaaaaaaatgaatttgcaGTCAAACAGTAAATTAACCtgctaatttttaaaaagtaaaatcttcATGCAAGAAAAGGTTAACATACTTAATCACATAATTTGATGGGAAAAAATGCAtacaaagaagggaaagaaagtGGCAATAAATACCCATATAGAAGTGATCTGTGCTTGGGTCATCAATCACCTCAATGAGATTGACTATATTTGGATGGTTCAACATTTTCATGATCAAAACCTACAACGCAAAGGATATGAATAAATTGAACCTTCATCAAGGTAGAACTTGTTGATGATGTCATTAAAAAGTGTCATTCACCCAATAAACGAAGAAAAACCCCACTATGCTCAATGCTTAGCTCTTGTAAATGGCATGCCAAACATTTCTATGGGCAGAGTAAAAGATGTTACCAGATTTGGTGATCCACACTGCATCACAAGCTTAAGTGTGGAGAAAAATATGCCCTAAGCTAgatcaatagaaaaaaaaaaaaaaaaagtaggaatAAAAGACCTAGAGCTTTCTTTAGAGCGAAAAACAGTTTCCTAactaaaaaaacacatttgacaaatttttggctgaaaataaatttttgaaattttttctaaaaataggtttttttaaaacaaatctgagatgttttcaattattttttttctagggtattctgagaaataattaaaaacatggaaaaaaaaaatcttagggAACTTTTGCACTATATATAGATGTATGGTACCATCACGGaaaataagccaaaaaaactattttttatttttgaattttcaaatacaattttattgatgaaaataattgagaactgttttgaaaaaactgttctcaaaaacagttttttgagaaatgttttaaaagaaattgccAAAAAATCCCTTAAGAACTTTGATACatggggaaatttttttttttaggaaaaaaaaaaacatcagatgatgtttattaccaaaaaaatgCACGTAGAGGTTACAAATTAGCTATTGTCTAACTTCGCTTATAAACATCCAAGTTAAAAATAACAGTGCCTGGAGGCTGGAGCAATTTGATGTAGTATTccaataagataaaaaataataattgtaataATAATGCAATGAGTGTATACCTCCCGAAGAACATCAGTCATGGCTGTTTCTGAAGGAGCAACTCGCAGCTTTAACAAATGAGACTTGTGAAAGGCctacaattcaaaaaattacaTTCATACATAATAACTGAAACCTCCATTGTATACGAACCACAAAACATCCAATAAAATACCTATATTATGTTTCTAAGACATCCCTAATTAATTGAGTACTTGATTAAGACCATATCACCAAAAAGTGTTTCCCAGTTTCCTGCATAAATTAATCAAACACAAAATAACCCTCCAAGAAAGTAGAGGAAGAAAACTAGCCCAACCAATTTCTTTTATCAAGAAAACTTCTGCCTCTCATGGTTCTCAGAGTCAGACCTATCACTTCttacacttattttattttaacatttctaagaatgataaaataaaaccaCACCGCATGAGCCACTTGTGCGTTGACAAATAAGCCCAGCTTATCACCCTACCATGTGGTAAAATCAGTTTAACAGTAAAACAGCTGGAATTTTATCCTTTTTGCAGcacaaaatattataagtacCTTAGAATAAGAAAACACATATGAACCAGACAAAATAACTAAAAGTTTAAACTGCCAGCAGAAGATAATCTCCTTTGTTTTGAAGTAGCAAATATCCTAACCacaaaaaggcaaaaagaaaCTGACAACAAGAGTATTTTCCAAAGAAAACACATTCCACAAAATCAAGTGGGGAAAAGGCAGTACCTTAATTGCATAATGATTCCCATCTTTGAGGCTCCGATATAGAACCTGTTGCATGTGCAGGACAGGAAGCTAAAGAAACCATTTCTTTGAgcaattaaagaataaaatgcCACTAGCACCATGCTTACCACTTTGCCATAGCTTCCAGAACCAATCTTGTACTCACGAACATACTCATTGATCGTCTTATTCCCATTTTCATCCTGACAGCATTcagaaaacaataaatttttatcaatgTAGAGAAAATGTTTAACAAATAACAAATTCTACATCTAACGCAACAATTGTTCCCCTAAAACACGCACAATACATGAATTAAAAAAAGTGTGACTATGCACATTTTCATCAAGTTATAGAACAGCCTTAAAACTCAGTTTGGCTAGATATTTGTAGTCCTTAGAACATGAAAGTGAGAACCATTGAGATGTCATGATGATGGAGTAACATAAGTCACTTGTATACAATATCTAATTTTAACATATGAAAGATTAAGATACTTTAGGTTAGTGTTCTGGCAGGTGGCTTTGACAACTTACTCCCAAAGTTAAACTGTAAACAGAGAAAATTACCATaataaaaacacctaaaatttGTTCTTGTATTTTACCCTGTTTACCTCTGAGCGAATAAGTTTGTGTGTTTCCTTGACGGGAAATTCACGGCAAATCATTCCATTTTGAGTTCTCAACATAAGAATTTCTTCAGAACGTTGGACACGGCTTTGCAACTCACCATCATCTCCATGTGCAGTATCAGAAACCTCGCCATTGTATGATCGATCATCAACTTCTTCTATATCTTCTTCCAACAAAAACTCCTGGGAAAGGCAATTGGTTGAGCCAGAACCAGGCCTTGATAAACTTTCGGGTTTTCTCACAAATCCAAAGCAACCACAGCAGCCCATTTCTGTCACTCTAGCAATAGAGTAGTCCTTACTGAACATGAGAAACCTGAACGCTTGGGCAGTAATTATAATTCACACCACAAAATACAAATTGGACCCTAAAAACCTGTAAAAGGGCATAACcttgaattaataaaataaaatcccaaaACCCTATAAAACTGTAAACCTTCTACAATTTGACAAAATGAATCCTTAAAATTAAAACTCCTCAAGTTAAAGCTCCAATTAAGTAGCTTTTATAGGATCAATCATATCAAATTGGAGGGCATATCTACACATATATTAATTTCACgtttaaaatttgtaaattcTACTAAAGCCACTACACCCCTTTGATATGATCTGTGCTatgaaaaaatctttttttgcATACACAGATTCATTCATGCAGAAAACCTATCTATGCAAATGCAATTGAGGTTGTGCCATTCATGCCAACctgatgaagaaaatgagtaAGGGGGCTTCAAGGCCCAATTCGATTCGCTATTCCACCGGATGCCATTCAGCCAAATGAAAGAAACACCTCACGAAATCGATGCCGCTTCGATTCAACACCAACATCTCTCGAACTCCACTTTATACCAATCAATGCAGCTTCCCCCAACCCCAATTTCAAATACCCCACCAACAACACCTTGACCTTATCTAAAATaacacacaaaataaaataaaaaattaattaataaacaaataaaataaaccacAAAAGATTCAATACAGCTGAATATTCAATAAAAGACAAAGTCGTATAGAACCCTCAGACGCCATCAACCACGAACCATATGCACATAAATATATCCAGAAACTCACCTTGATGACTCGCCCAATTTGACACCTTATCTCTCACGACGAATCCAAGACCgagtttcaaaattcaaacttcaaaaaaaaaaatatatccaagAAGTATTCCTTTTTAATGTGGAATTTAGGGAAACCCTAATTGGAGTTCATCGGAACCCTAGATTAGATCGGTGGCAATAATCGGGAGGCGGTGGTGAGTGAAATTGGAGAGTTGGGGTTGTTCGAGGCGATGAGAGATTTGGAATCAAAGGCGGGAATAAATGGGAAATTTTGGGTCATTGTTTTTGCGAAAATTCGGGAAAGAGCGGAGAGAGAGAGCGGACAAAGCGGGAAAGAGAGGAGGAAGGTGGCCAAGTTATAGAGAGAGACAGCGTGGTCGCCCTTATTTTGACATTTCCGTACGCTCATCCCACGCCTTGAGTGTCACTCTTGAGCCATTTTAGGGTTTTGCCCCCCTTCCCCCAACTCTCCATTGTCTTccaaaaaaacttaatattaaaattatatactttattttacatttaaaagcatatattataatattatatgctTCATGGAAATAGAGGTTATGAAAGGAAAAGTGAGACGAAGCCTTGAAACCCACTCACCACTTAAATAAATACAAGTATGGTTTAAGGAAACCAAGGGCAAATGATAATGAATTTGGTCTGATTTTGGAAAAGATTGGTTGTTAGAGGTGCACTCTCTTCCCACGTGATTCCACCTTCCATTCCTCGGGGCCATTTATTATGTCCACATGAAAGTCATAAAAGGCTTCTTCCTACTCTTCACATGCAACGTCCCCCATCGCCCCCTCACTTTtactaaattcaaatttaaaataattaatttaaacctGTGCtctttgtttggttcatccATGTGTGACTAAATTACAAAATTGGTGTCTATTAGATTTTTCTCATTTGGattattgaatatatgattggAATTAAATCATTGACCGATAATGCAAACAAATATAATTTAGGTATAAGAGTATGATCAAATAAGAGATATTCACGTGACATCTTATTAATgatacattttatatatttataagaaaaatatctattaatattttaaataaaatcgtAAACTAGATgatttttttgtctttcaaaCATTTATGTAGAATCACAAACATTAGGACTATTACTATATGATTTTAGGTATGGgccatattttaaaattttgaattatgtcgaaacaaatatattaataataatttataagacttgacatcttttatatatataaagagttGCTACAATTGTAGAATACTTTTTCTTAGTACAAGAGAATTCAGAATAATGCACTTTTGATATACTAGTTATTGTGTCAACAATAAACGTTGGGTAACCAAGTGTAATGGTTGAAAGCATTTAATTAATAAGTCCACCCAGAGATGAGTGTTTTCCTAAAAAATGCAACATGAAGAAAGAGTTGTTACAATCGGTCTTTTCTTAACACGAGAGAATTCAAAATGATGCACCTTTGACATATTAGTTATCGTGCCAACAATAAATGTTGGGTAACCAATTGTAATTGTTGAAAGCATATGATTAATAAGCCCACCCCAAAATGAGTGTCCTCCTATTCCAACTTCCTTAGAGTCGTCTCCTGTAATATAGTTGAGACAATAATGAGTTTTTTACCCTTGCGGGATGGAGcgataaaagttttaaaaaattaagagaagaTCATGATAAGATGAACCATTTACCATTACGATAGGTCACAACacactaaattaaaaaataaaagttaattttattaacctCTCATAAGcttttgattaaatatatttagtttcaaTTGATTTGAGATTTTACTGAATACCTCCCTTATTTTCATTCACCTCTTATTTGATTCAAGATAAGGGAggtatttgacaaattttaaaattaacgaGGGTTAATTGTATTTAGTTAAAATTTCGAAAAGGTTGAAGTGAaattaaacctaaaaaataaatatatagtgagaatttttgaaatattggaaGAGCCACGTGTCGTGACCTAAGTGGGCTTGCTTCATGCTCGCAGTAGCCCAACTCGGGTGATGTACAGTGGGCCAATTTAGATTCTCTCAGCCCATGGCTAGGACGGGGGGAGTGGGGGAGGGGGGATGGGGGTGGCACAGATGGCCCACTTCAACAGTCCAATAGATCCAGAAATTCAGTTTGATGATTCCCTTTCTGACTTGATGGTTAGAATGCCGCGTCTCAACTCTCAAGCCAGCGAAAAAATCATTACATTTTTTGGTGCAGAAAAAGCACAACCAAGTACATCTTTTGTTGCGGAGAATAATGACATCAGACAAtgtatttttaactaaaataacTGTCACTTTATCTTTTGCCTTCCCTCTTCTTTTATCACAATTCAATTCTCTTCACACAAATCAAGTCTAGTTcaagattaaattatttaatctatgATAAGATATTTTGTAAATACAATGAAACAAAGTCAAAATTGTGTAAATTAGGGTGccatgtgaaaaaaataaattgaaattataaaaaaaagtgaattttttaaattttattattgtcTTATCTTTtgatatatgaaataatttttatacttcTTTTATTGATCAATTTTTCATCTCAAGTCGTGAATTgaattataaatatgaaaattattttatttccataACACAAatgtttttatctttatttttatgaacaaaacataaaaattttaaaataataaaatatatatattttctaaaaattcaaaataatacaaagtaaaaaaaaatcataaagaaggagataacaattgaaaacatatttttttgaaaaaaatgttagatatataatttttttcttattttaataattattatttttaattagttttaaaactcttaaaaaCTGGTCCCGTATTCTCTATTTATTGGATGGAGGTGAGACAACCACCAAACCTACCTCCGACATTATAAATTCTTGTGATTGGGTGAGAAGATTTTGCATATCCATGGACCCATGAATTATTCTTCAATATCACTTCATTCATTATTGCTTGGCTGAAAAGACCACCATTAACGTTTTCCTTCTACCATAAGTATATTGATGGATACTTTTTTGGACTTGTTGAACCaactttttgaattttctcattTCCTAGAGaaaataattactattattttaatttgttgaaaagaaagaaaatataatgtGAAAAGGACGTGTAataattccttctttttttttttcaatttaaataaaaaaaatcgcCCTTGGTATGGTTGCCAactaactaatttaaaaaatattaatatttttagtgaaTAAGTTAATGGCATTTTCTTGTGAGTTGACTTCCGTTGTTCTTATTTTACTTTGAAATATATTATCTAATGAAAATGCATTTCAATTTTGTATTGATTGTACTTGTCTTATGTgttaccattttcatttagagAATGcgactaaaaaatataatattgtaaatactaaataatcatattatatatattaattaatttatgtacATATATGTTGACCTATGGGCAAACAACCCGATGATGAATTGAGATAGGGGCGGTGGCTGAAAAAGGGGTACTCGGTTGGGTTTGACGGTGGTGGTGTTTGGGATAAATTGATAAGTTGTTGTCATTattggttttttattattattattattatttttatttcttttttaagggTCGGGCTTGGGCTTGGGCATAGTTATAATTTTGATGTATTGATATTAGGTTAGGGTAATTTGATTTAAGTATGGGGTAAGCTTACAAATTATGGGAGAATAGATCTTGACAAACACTCGAGATAAATGATGGATTGAagggtatttttgaaaaaaaaaattgaaaagggtAATTTTgggaagaaaatatgaaaaatatctcatacttttataaatagtaTAGATAAAGGTAGTTATCTAAaagatttgaaataaataacGACCAAATCGAGAGTAACCCTATTTGCCCATCATCTCAAACTTATACAtttatattaacttttaatgGGAAACATTTTATGACGTGATATgatttattgaaaatgtttaaaaagATGTGCTTTTATTGATGGGACTTTGCGTGTTAgtgattaaatttaataatgtGACAAGctttaatgatgattttttacTATAAAAGTATTGATTCACTGTTCTAGTTGGATGTTAGGAGATTTTTGAATAGGCTTTTATTAGTCATGACAATCCTCCTATCTTCTGGGATGGTCCTTGATGATTACTTTAGTAATATTGCTTGAGGTTAtatcaatatgttcttgatttAGAGTTGAAGAGTCTCTTTGAAGTGTTAGGACGAAACAAGACTGTAGACCCCCATTCAGGCATGGgtcactttttctctatttgtttttgcagATCACATTTTTAGTCAGGTATCACTATCCCAGCAGGCCACGTGCCACATCCTTAGTGGTCATAAGGAATCAACTTCGCTTTTTGAAGCTGCAATAGGACTTTGACATGTGGAGGAACTTTTTGGAGGTGGCTGCAGAAAAAGGTGGCTACAGAAAAAAAGTGGCTGCAGAAGGAGTGGG
Proteins encoded in this region:
- the LOC100260436 gene encoding serine/threonine-protein kinase GRIK2 isoform X2, with protein sequence MFSKDYSIARVTEMGCCGCFGFVRKPESLSRPGSGSTNCLSQEFLLEEDIEEVDDRSYNGEVSDTAHGDDGELQSRVQRSEEILMLRTQNGMICREFPVKETHKLIRSEDENGNKTINEYVREYKIGSGSYGKVVLYRSLKDGNHYAIKAFHKSHLLKLRVAPSETAMTDVLREVLIMKMLNHPNIVNLIEVIDDPSTDHFYMVLEFVEGKWVCEGSGPPGGIGENTARKYLRDIVSGLIYLHAHNIVHGDIKPDNLLVTRTGTVKIADFSVSQVFEDDNDELRRSPGTPVFTAPECCLGLTYHGKAADTWAVGVTLYCMVLGQYPFLGESLQDTYDKIVNNLLSLPDNINPQLRNLLEGLLCKDPNERMTLDAVAKHAWVIGEEGPIPQYLCWCRRNILLREDPVGNGKSTLT
- the LOC100260436 gene encoding serine/threonine-protein kinase GRIK2 isoform X1, which gives rise to MFSKDYSIARVTEMGCCGCFGFVRKPESLSRPGSGSTNCLSQEFLLEEDIEEVDDRSYNGEVSDTAHGDDGELQSRVQRSEEILMLRTQNGMICREFPVKETHKLIRSEVNRDENGNKTINEYVREYKIGSGSYGKVVLYRSLKDGNHYAIKAFHKSHLLKLRVAPSETAMTDVLREVLIMKMLNHPNIVNLIEVIDDPSTDHFYMVLEFVEGKWVCEGSGPPGGIGENTARKYLRDIVSGLIYLHAHNIVHGDIKPDNLLVTRTGTVKIADFSVSQVFEDDNDELRRSPGTPVFTAPECCLGLTYHGKAADTWAVGVTLYCMVLGQYPFLGESLQDTYDKIVNNLLSLPDNINPQLRNLLEGLLCKDPNERMTLDAVAKHAWVIGEEGPIPQYLCWCRRNILLREDPVGNGKSTLT